A single Camarhynchus parvulus chromosome 5, STF_HiC, whole genome shotgun sequence DNA region contains:
- the SIX4 gene encoding homeobox protein SIX4 — MSSASPATDDIVIAVEIKEENVMEMLSEAPDGPAPPPPPAAAQFPMEHAGSAAAGEEGAAEQVLLHTELLARNHHAASSPSSSSSSSSSSSSQTPLAFSPDHVACVCEALQQGGNLDRLARFLWSLPPSDLLRGNESLMKARALVAFHQGIYAELYSILESHNFDSSNHPLLQELWYKARYTEAERARGRPLGAVDKYRLRRKYPLPRTIWDGEETVYCFKEKSRNALKELYKQNRYPSPAEKRNLAKITGLSLTQVSNWFKNRRQRDRNPSETQSKSESDGNPSTEDESSKGREDLSPHPLSSSSDGVTSLSLPGHMEPVYMQQLGNTKIALSSSGVLLNGNLMPASTSPVFLNGSSFLQGPNSVILNGLSVGTSQTVTLNSPKTAASVVSNGVSITDILSSSSSEDVKDFKLLQASVPNATAAFSPSNIPVTFPGLIPSSEVKREGVETAASQDGGSVVTFTAPVQINQYGIVQIPNSGTNGQLLNGSIGFSSLQLPPVSVAASQGNVSANPSTSDGGTFTTESSTVQQGKVFFSPLTPSAVVYTVPNSGQAVGSVKQEGLERSLVFSQLMPVSQNTQLNVNMSSENISSAGLQSLASSLVNVTPSHNFSLTPPTLLNAAELSSGISESQAMSSPVTSTSTVISISNTNYATLQNCPLITSQDLLSISTAQPVLGEIVSTSGDRVSHPPAQVQQDFGREHRLVLQAVPDVKENFLPNSESKSTGNLMMLDSKSKYVMSNMVDTVCEELETDKKELAKLQTVQMDEVMQDL; from the exons ATGTCTTCTGCCTCCCCCGCCACGGACGACATCGTGATCGCGGTAGAGATCAAGGAGGAAAATGTGATGGAAATGCTCTCCGAAGCCCCCGACgggcccgcgccgccgccccctcccgccGCTGCCCAGTTCCCCATGGAGCATGCAGGCTCCGCTGCCGCCGGCGAGGAGGGAGCCGCGGAACAGGTACTGCTCCATACGGAACTCCTGGCCAGGAATCACCACgctgcctcctctccctcctcttcatcttcttcctcctcctcctcctcctcgcagACCCCCTTGGCTTTCTCCCCGGACCACGTCGCCTGCGTGTGCGAGGCGCTGCAGCAAGGTGGGAACCTGGACCGCCTGGCCAGGTTCCTGTGGTCTTTGCCCCCGAGCGATCTGCTACGTGGCAACGAGAGCCTGATGAAAGCCCGGGCGCTGGTGGCTTTTCACCAGGGCATCTACGCCGAGCTCTACAGCATCCTGGAGAGCCACAACTTCGACTCCTCCAACCACccgctgctgcaggagctctggtaCAAAGCTCGCTACACCGAGGCGGAGCGAGCCCGGGGCAGACCCTTGGGGGCGGTGGACAAGTACAGGTTGCGGAGGAAATACCCCCTGCCCAGGACCATCTGGGACGGCGAGGAGACGGTCTACTGCTTCAAGGAGAAGTCCCGCAACGCGCTGAAGGAGCTCTACAAGCAGAACCGATACCCCTCGCCCGCCGAGAAGCGCAACCTGGCCAAGATCACCGGGCTGTCCCTCACCCAGGTCAGCAACTGGTTCAAGAACCGCAGGCAGCGGGACCGCAACCCTTCCGAGACCCAGTCCAAAAG CGAGTCAGATGGCAACCCTAGCACAGAAGATGAATCCAGTAAGGGGCGGGAGGATTTATCTCCCCATCCACTCTCCAGCTCATCCGACGGCGTTACCAGCCTCAGCCTTCCCGGCCACATGGAGCCTGTCTACATGCAGCAGCTTGGAAACACTAAAATAGCCTTGAGCTCGTCCGGTGTCTTGTTGAATGGGAACCTCATGCCTGCCAGTACCTCTCCTGTCTTCCTCAATGGTAGCTCGTTTCTTCAGGGACCCAACAGTGTCATACTCAATGGACTCAGCGTGGGCACTTCGCAGACTGTTACCTTAAATTCGCCCAAAACTGCGGCGAGCGTCGTGAGCAACGGGGTGTCCATCACTGACATACTGTCCTCATCGTCCTCAGAAGATGTTAAAGACTTCAAACTCCTTCAGGCTTCGGTCCCCAATGCCACAGCAGCCTTCAGCCCTAGCAACATCCCAGTCACTTTCCCAGGATTGATACCGAGCTCAGAGGTGAAAAGGGAAGGCGTAGaaactgctgcttcccaggatGGAGGCTCCGTAGTTACTTTTACTGCTCCTGTCCAAATAAACCAGTATGGCATTGTCCAGATCCCCAATTCAGGAACAAATGGCCAGCTGCTGAACGGAAGCattggtttttcttctcttcagctGCCTCCAGTTTCTGTGGCAGCTTCACAAG GTAATGTTTCAGCAAACCCCAGCACATCTGATGGAGGAACTTTTACGACTGAATCTTCAACAGTGCAGCAAGGAAAGGTTTTCTTCAGCCCCCTCACTCCGAGTGCAGTGGTTTATACAGTTCCCAACTCAGGCCAGGCTGTAGGATCTGTCAAGCAAGAAGGACTGGAAAGAAGCCTGGTGTTTTCTCAGCTGATGCCAGTCAGTCAGAACACACAACTGAACGTCAACATGTCTTCTGAAAATATATCCAGTGCAGGGCTCCAGTCCCTGGCCTCCTCCTTAGTGAATGTAACGCCCTCACACAATTTTTCCCTCACTCCACCAACTCTTTTAAATGCTGCAGAACTGAGCTCTGGTATCTCAGAGAGCCAGGCCATGTCCTCACCCGTGACCAGTACCTCTACAGTGATATCTATCAGCAACACTAACTATGCAACCCTCCAGAACTGTCCCCTCATCACCAGTCAGGATCTCTTGTCCatttccacagcacagcccGTGCTTGGAGAAATAGTTTCAACCAGTGGAGACCGTGTCAGCCACCCCCCTGCACAAGTGCAGCAGGATTTTGGCAGAGAGCACAGGTTGGTTCTGCAAGCTGTACCTGATGTCAAAGAGAATTTCTTACCTAATTCTGAGAGTAAGTCAACTGGCAATTTAATGATGCTGGATTCCAAATCTAAGTATGTTATGAGCAACATGGTTGACACGGTATGTGAAGAACTGGAAACGGACAAAAAAGAACTTGCCAAACTGCAGACAGTTCAGATGGATGAAGTTATGCAAGACTTGtag